A region from the Leptospirillum ferriphilum ML-04 genome encodes:
- a CDS encoding gamma-glutamylcyclotransferase translates to MAWIFTYNELMWDFPYPHQMRKKALLEEHHRSFNYLMTDRWGTPSTPSPGLGFETSGDCRGYAYLVPEEEEDDVLENLEKIHGEHFLLKESSIIVDNQSSEEAFFFLSNRSHPDYIGKLVPQEIVKIAQQGAGPCGTGTDWLIYLYEKFLEIGISDLATDAVMSALRWHGIGGDTGHAHGS, encoded by the coding sequence ATGGCCTGGATCTTTACCTATAACGAATTGATGTGGGATTTTCCCTATCCCCACCAGATGAGGAAAAAAGCCCTTCTGGAGGAACACCACCGGTCATTCAACTATCTGATGACCGATCGATGGGGAACGCCCTCCACCCCCTCACCAGGACTCGGATTTGAAACCAGCGGGGATTGCCGGGGATATGCCTACCTTGTTCCCGAAGAGGAAGAGGACGACGTTCTCGAGAATCTCGAGAAGATCCACGGGGAACACTTTCTCCTGAAGGAATCGTCGATCATTGTGGACAATCAGTCGAGCGAGGAAGCCTTCTTCTTTCTTTCGAACCGCAGCCACCCGGACTATATCGGCAAGCTCGTTCCCCAGGAAATCGTCAAGATTGCCCAGCAGGGGGCGGGACCTTGCGGGACCGGAACCGACTGGCTCATTTATCTTTATGAGAAATTCCTTGAGATCGGCATTTCGGATCTTGCCACCGACGCGGTCATGAGCGCTCTCCGGTGGCACGGGATCGGAGGAGACACCGGCCACGCCCATGGAAGCTGA
- the xth gene encoding exodeoxyribonuclease III, with translation MEAEKSARPLFKATTWNVNSLKVRLPQVLDWLLREKADVVCLQETKLPDAQFPFQAFREIGYDAVWSGQPTYNGVAILSNTPIEMTETSMDDHPDDHRRFLSARVRGVRIVNVYVPNGQDLDSPKFAYKLEWLNRLTRYIEKVRAAPDPVLLMGDFNIVPGDLDTWDPAGFKDQIFHSPPERNALGNIFRTGFADLYRTLYPDRQEFSWWDYRMGSFHRNRGLRIDLILSTPPLSEQCQEVFIDREARKAERPSDHVPVTALFAL, from the coding sequence ATGGAAGCTGAAAAGAGCGCCCGGCCTCTCTTCAAGGCAACGACATGGAATGTCAACTCTCTGAAGGTGCGGCTTCCCCAGGTTCTCGACTGGCTTCTCCGGGAAAAAGCGGATGTGGTCTGCCTCCAGGAAACCAAGCTGCCGGACGCCCAGTTTCCCTTTCAGGCGTTCCGGGAGATTGGTTATGACGCCGTCTGGTCAGGACAACCGACCTACAACGGTGTCGCGATCCTGTCGAACACGCCCATTGAAATGACGGAAACCTCCATGGACGACCACCCGGATGACCACAGGCGCTTCCTCTCCGCCCGGGTCAGAGGGGTCCGGATCGTCAACGTGTATGTTCCCAACGGTCAGGATCTCGATTCCCCAAAGTTCGCCTACAAGCTGGAATGGCTGAATCGCCTGACCCGTTATATCGAAAAAGTCCGGGCGGCTCCGGATCCGGTTCTGCTGATGGGGGACTTCAATATTGTCCCGGGCGACCTCGATACCTGGGATCCGGCAGGCTTCAAGGACCAGATTTTCCATTCCCCTCCGGAGAGGAACGCCCTGGGAAACATCTTCCGGACGGGATTTGCGGACCTTTACAGGACACTTTATCCCGACCGCCAGGAATTCTCCTGGTGGGATTACCGGATGGGAAGTTTCCACCGGAACCGGGGTCTCCGGATTGATCTGATCCTGTCCACCCCGCCGCTCTCGGAACAGTGTCAGGAGGTTTTCATCGAC